In Bacillus sp. NP247, one DNA window encodes the following:
- a CDS encoding alpha/beta hydrolase, translating to MKNSMTYIKLLNETLDCYANKGSFEAYSYIMKNAKDVMGNEAQIYNFKYALASAAGLEEEALHLMKKAIIENGFWYGSEYLISDDDLKPLHKFEEFHRMVQLCKEREELAKKSEQADLKYKYSKQHENLLITLHGDQENIQIIEPYWNSVMEQGFMLAVPQSSQIQFSDGYVWDSIERGREELKEHYNKIKVNKTFGNIIIGGFSAGARVALHSMLQGEIEVNGFIFVAPWLPEIEKWEEMIGILHDKSIKGYIICGDQDEDCFECTQRFVQLLKDKNIEHKYKIVPNLNHDYPHNFDELLKEAIEYIGSKNN from the coding sequence ATGAAAAATAGTATGACTTATATTAAGTTATTAAATGAAACGCTAGATTGTTATGCAAATAAAGGAAGTTTTGAAGCGTATTCTTATATAATGAAAAATGCTAAAGATGTAATGGGTAATGAAGCACAAATATATAATTTTAAATATGCATTAGCAAGTGCAGCAGGACTTGAAGAAGAAGCGTTGCATTTAATGAAGAAAGCAATTATAGAAAATGGATTCTGGTACGGAAGTGAGTATTTAATTTCCGATGATGATTTAAAACCACTACATAAATTTGAAGAGTTTCATAGAATGGTTCAATTATGTAAAGAAAGAGAAGAATTAGCAAAGAAATCGGAACAAGCAGACCTGAAATATAAATACAGCAAACAACATGAAAATCTACTAATAACACTGCATGGGGATCAAGAAAATATACAAATAATAGAACCATATTGGAACTCTGTAATGGAACAAGGTTTTATGCTGGCAGTGCCTCAATCTTCCCAAATTCAATTTTCAGATGGATATGTTTGGGATAGTATCGAAAGAGGAAGAGAAGAGTTAAAAGAACATTATAATAAGATTAAAGTGAATAAAACATTTGGAAATATTATTATTGGTGGCTTTTCTGCTGGGGCAAGAGTAGCGTTACATTCCATGTTACAAGGTGAAATAGAAGTGAACGGTTTTATTTTTGTGGCACCGTGGCTCCCAGAAATTGAAAAATGGGAAGAGATGATTGGAATATTACATGATAAAAGTATAAAAGGCTATATAATATGTGGGGATCAAGATGAAGATTGTTTCGAATGCACGCAGCGATTTGTACAGTTACTAAAAGATAAAAATATAGAACATAAGTATAAAATTGTGCCTAACTTAAATCATGATTATCCTCATAATTTTGATGAGTTATTAAAAGAAGCTATTGAATATATAGGAAGCAAAAACAATTGA
- a CDS encoding GNAT family N-acetyltransferase, giving the protein MNPLLFDFSSEFYTDRLFIRMPKPGDGKVVYDAIQASIQELKPWMVFAQKEQTEEEIEESIRKSHIQFLQREDLRLLVFSKETGEFIASSGLHRINWDIPQFEIGYWIDSRFSGKGYMVEAVKGITDYAFSELKANRVEIRCDSLNKKSRAIPEKLGFKLEGILESASAAVDGNGLRDMCVFAMTRNTYEKEEL; this is encoded by the coding sequence GTGAATCCGTTATTATTCGATTTTTCTTCTGAATTTTATACTGACAGGCTTTTTATTCGAATGCCGAAACCAGGCGATGGTAAAGTTGTATATGACGCAATTCAAGCTTCAATACAAGAATTAAAACCTTGGATGGTTTTTGCACAAAAAGAGCAAACAGAGGAAGAAATAGAAGAGAGTATAAGAAAATCGCATATTCAATTTTTACAAAGAGAAGATTTGAGATTGCTAGTATTCTCGAAAGAAACAGGTGAATTTATTGCTTCTAGCGGATTACATCGTATTAATTGGGATATACCTCAATTTGAAATCGGGTATTGGATTGATTCGAGATTTAGTGGAAAAGGCTATATGGTAGAGGCTGTGAAAGGTATAACGGATTATGCTTTTTCTGAACTGAAAGCAAACCGCGTAGAAATTCGTTGTGATTCTCTAAATAAGAAGAGTAGAGCGATACCTGAGAAATTAGGTTTTAAATTAGAGGGGATTTTAGAAAGTGCGAGTGCTGCGGTAGATGGAAATGGATTAAGGGATATGTGTGTATTTGCAATGACGAGAAATACATATGAAAAAGAAGAGCTGTAA
- a CDS encoding flavin monoamine oxidase family protein yields the protein MQKDIMYNTEMDETLQVINNGLKKTTRPKQIIVVGAGMAGLVSASLLKAAGHEVKIFEANNRVGGRIETVRMEDTGLYLDVGAMRIPYSHTLTMAYIRKFGLQVSPFINRNETDIIYVNGRKTTLKQYEKDPTILRYPVEMNEVGKTSEELLLLAVQPIINFIKKNPDKNWDVVVKDFGRYSTGQFLKYHPYQYNTYFSPVTIEMIGVLLDLEGFLERSFVETLRFLYIMQEESGFCEIIGGNDRLPKSFLPQLEKNIIYNQKLMKLHQHDNGVTAFYRNEETFEYSSITGDLVIVTIPFSTMRFVEVDPFDSISHEKWKAIRELHYMPATKIGIQFKSRFWEEQGQLGGRIITDLPIRYAYYPSHGIGEKGPAMMLGSYTWSYDALLWDGLSKGDRIYYTLHNLATILGGQVYDEFMSGISKSWTLDPYALGGFALFQAGQESELQPVIVKPEGKVFFAGDHTTLYHGWIQGAIESGVRVAIEVDE from the coding sequence GTGCAGAAAGATATTATGTATAACACTGAGATGGATGAAACGTTACAAGTTATAAATAATGGATTAAAGAAGACGACACGTCCGAAACAAATTATTGTAGTAGGGGCAGGCATGGCTGGATTAGTTTCGGCATCTTTATTAAAGGCTGCAGGACATGAAGTGAAGATTTTTGAAGCAAACAATCGTGTAGGTGGCCGCATAGAGACAGTTAGAATGGAGGATACCGGATTATATTTAGATGTTGGAGCGATGAGAATTCCATATTCGCACACATTAACGATGGCATATATAAGAAAGTTTGGACTACAGGTGAGCCCTTTTATTAATAGGAATGAGACAGATATCATCTACGTAAATGGTCGGAAAACGACATTAAAACAATACGAAAAAGATCCAACTATTTTAAGATATCCTGTGGAAATGAACGAAGTTGGGAAAACGTCTGAGGAACTATTATTGTTAGCGGTACAGCCCATTATAAATTTTATAAAAAAGAACCCAGATAAAAATTGGGATGTTGTAGTAAAGGATTTTGGAAGATACTCTACAGGACAATTTTTAAAGTACCACCCTTATCAATATAATACTTATTTTTCACCAGTAACGATTGAGATGATTGGTGTTCTATTAGATTTAGAAGGTTTTTTAGAAAGGTCATTCGTTGAGACGTTACGTTTTTTATACATTATGCAAGAGGAGAGCGGATTTTGTGAAATAATAGGTGGAAACGATAGATTACCAAAGTCTTTTTTACCGCAATTAGAAAAAAATATTATTTATAATCAAAAATTAATGAAGCTACATCAACACGATAACGGTGTGACGGCTTTCTACCGAAACGAGGAAACTTTTGAATATAGTAGTATTACAGGGGATTTAGTTATTGTTACAATTCCGTTTTCGACAATGCGTTTTGTGGAAGTAGATCCATTTGATTCTATATCTCATGAAAAGTGGAAAGCAATTCGTGAATTGCATTATATGCCTGCGACGAAAATAGGCATTCAATTTAAAAGTCGATTTTGGGAAGAACAAGGGCAATTAGGTGGCAGAATTATAACAGATTTGCCAATTCGTTACGCCTATTATCCAAGCCATGGAATTGGAGAGAAAGGACCTGCTATGATGTTAGGAAGCTATACATGGTCTTATGATGCGTTGTTATGGGATGGGTTATCAAAGGGTGATCGTATTTATTACACATTGCACAACTTAGCAACGATATTAGGTGGTCAAGTATATGATGAGTTCATGTCTGGAATATCAAAAAGTTGGACATTGGATCCATATGCGCTTGGAGGATTTGCCCTTTTTCAAGCTGGTCAAGAATCTGAGCTACAACCAGTGATTGTAAAGCCAGAGGGGAAAGTATTCTTTGCTGGAGATCATACAACGTTATATCACGGATGGATTCAAGGGGCGATTGAGTCTGGAGTTCGTGTAGCGATAGAAGTGGATGAATAA
- a CDS encoding PadR family transcriptional regulator: MRLMILGLLTKRESLSGYEIQQALNMVQSKKWAEVFPASIYHALKKLENENFIQVKAIEMTGKRSKTIYCITEKGSQEFKRLLKESFQKTSVMFPKHLYTALTFLSEEESMREEVLEALEEQKSEIRSTYEEMREGERLKDNAPAYVKLIFENMYEQCEMQLRFIHRLEKLLKN, encoded by the coding sequence GTGCGTTTAATGATTCTTGGATTGCTTACTAAAAGGGAGTCGCTATCTGGTTATGAAATACAGCAGGCGCTAAATATGGTGCAAAGTAAAAAATGGGCGGAAGTTTTCCCAGCTTCTATTTATCACGCATTAAAAAAATTGGAAAATGAAAATTTCATTCAAGTTAAAGCAATTGAAATGACCGGAAAACGGTCGAAAACGATATATTGTATTACAGAAAAGGGAAGTCAAGAATTTAAAAGGTTATTAAAGGAGTCGTTTCAAAAAACTTCAGTTATGTTTCCGAAACATCTATATACAGCGTTAACATTTCTGTCAGAAGAAGAGAGTATGAGAGAGGAGGTTTTAGAAGCTCTAGAAGAGCAGAAAAGTGAAATACGATCTACTTATGAAGAGATGAGGGAAGGAGAAAGACTAAAAGATAACGCGCCAGCGTATGTGAAACTAATTTTCGAAAATATGTATGAACAATGTGAGATGCAACTTCGATTTATTCATAGGTTAGAGAAACTATTAAAAAACTAA
- a CDS encoding GNAT family N-acetyltransferase, which produces MTLHISEVTAKNWRSVAALHVAKDQQQFIESNAFSLAESLFEGNGTSVGLYDGETLVGYAMYGWYWEKRKSVWLDRFMIDQQYQGKGYAKRFLRILIQFLQEKFECKIIYLSLHPDNKLAMGLYESFGFRLNGDIDDEGPVVGVVMELLIDENTSL; this is translated from the coding sequence ATGACTCTTCACATTAGTGAAGTAACAGCAAAAAATTGGCGTTCAGTAGCTGCTTTACACGTCGCAAAAGACCAGCAGCAATTTATTGAAAGCAATGCGTTTTCTTTAGCAGAATCATTATTTGAAGGAAACGGAACGTCAGTAGGTTTATATGATGGAGAAACACTTGTAGGGTATGCAATGTATGGATGGTATTGGGAAAAACGTAAAAGTGTCTGGTTAGATCGCTTTATGATTGATCAACAATATCAAGGAAAAGGATACGCAAAACGTTTCCTTCGCATACTCATTCAATTCTTACAAGAAAAATTTGAATGTAAAATAATTTATTTAAGTTTACATCCTGACAACAAACTCGCAATGGGACTATATGAATCATTTGGCTTCCGTTTAAATGGTGATATTGATGACGAAGGCCCAGTTGTAGGTGTTGTAATGGAATTACTAATAGATGAAAATACAAGCCTGTGA
- a CDS encoding DUF3939 domain-containing protein yields MFRFFRTGKEEREITKDELEQAMAKFLETNANIVYTVLVNNDYTVNYDLLKPYLPAFPTNFFLITKETLEVFEHTEENLNLVKEIDIVQKAVDQYVTEKEMFPIVEDSEDRLICGVKLGPYLNRMLKRNLYISEKHYLVSSKPDKKKKNSGQML; encoded by the coding sequence ATGTTTCGCTTTTTCAGAACTGGAAAAGAAGAGCGGGAAATTACGAAAGACGAATTAGAGCAAGCGATGGCTAAGTTTCTAGAAACGAATGCTAATATTGTTTATACAGTCTTAGTAAATAATGATTACACAGTAAATTATGATTTGTTAAAGCCTTATTTACCTGCATTTCCAACCAATTTTTTTCTTATTACGAAGGAAACACTTGAGGTATTTGAGCATACAGAAGAAAATTTAAACCTAGTTAAAGAAATTGATATCGTACAAAAGGCCGTAGATCAATATGTAACAGAAAAAGAAATGTTCCCAATTGTTGAAGATAGCGAAGATCGCCTCATATGCGGAGTGAAGCTAGGACCATATTTAAATCGTATGTTAAAAAGAAACTTATATATTTCAGAAAAGCATTATTTAGTTTCAAGTAAACCAGATAAGAAAAAAAAGAATAGTGGGCAGATGTTATGA
- a CDS encoding aldo/keto reductase family oxidoreductase has product MERVQMAETLEFSRIIQGFWRLAEWNMTKQDLLSFIESCMDMGITTFDHADIYGGYKCEGLFGEALQLKPSLRENMQIVTKCGIAPPSPKFPERYVAHYNTSAEHIIKSAEDSLQNLHTDYIDVLLIHRPDPFMDPNEVAEAFSRLKHEGKVRHFGVSNFIPSQFNMLSSYLDFPLITNQIEVSAMQLEHFEKGTIDLCQEKRINPMIWSPLAGGDIFTGQTERAVRVRETLQKVATELGVDSIDTVMYAWLLAHPAKMMPIVGSGKLDRVKTAALATKVNLDRQQWFTIFESSNGHPVP; this is encoded by the coding sequence ATGGAACGAGTTCAAATGGCCGAAACACTGGAATTTTCTCGTATTATTCAAGGATTTTGGCGTTTAGCAGAATGGAATATGACGAAACAAGACTTACTTTCTTTTATTGAATCTTGTATGGATATGGGGATAACTACTTTCGATCACGCTGATATTTATGGTGGATATAAGTGTGAAGGATTGTTTGGAGAAGCACTACAACTCAAGCCTTCCTTACGCGAAAACATGCAAATTGTCACAAAATGTGGAATCGCTCCCCCATCACCGAAATTTCCAGAGCGATATGTTGCTCACTACAATACGAGTGCTGAACATATCATAAAGAGCGCGGAGGATTCATTACAAAACTTACATACAGATTATATTGATGTATTACTCATCCATCGTCCTGATCCATTTATGGATCCAAATGAAGTGGCAGAAGCTTTTTCACGCTTAAAGCACGAAGGAAAAGTACGTCACTTCGGTGTCTCTAACTTTATCCCTTCACAATTTAATATGTTGAGTTCATATTTGGATTTCCCACTCATCACAAATCAAATTGAAGTATCTGCGATGCAGCTCGAGCATTTTGAAAAAGGTACAATTGATTTATGCCAAGAAAAACGAATCAATCCAATGATTTGGTCACCTCTTGCTGGTGGTGACATCTTTACCGGTCAAACTGAACGTGCTGTACGTGTACGTGAAACACTGCAAAAAGTTGCTACTGAGCTAGGTGTTGATAGCATCGATACTGTTATGTATGCATGGTTACTTGCTCATCCAGCTAAAATGATGCCAATCGTTGGCTCTGGTAAATTAGATCGTGTAAAAACGGCCGCTCTTGCTACAAAAGTTAACTTAGATCGTCAACAATGGTTTACAATTTTTGAAAGCTCTAATGGACATCCTGTACCATAA
- a CDS encoding GTP-binding protein: MIPVTILTGFLGSGKTTLLNRILSENHGKKLAVIVNEIGQIGIDNQLIMNVEEEIMEMTNGCLCCTVREDLLVALKQLLDVKAEGEMEFDGLVIETTGLANPGPIIQTFFLDPVIQSAYQINGVVTVVDSYHIHKHFEKGLEAKEQIAFADVVLVNKLDLIEENEKESLVHELQGINPTAKLIETTNCEVDIPSLLQIQTFKTKDTLQIYPHKEHNHLEGVKSFVLREERPLDLQKLNEWMSAVVQELGEYLYRYKGILSIDGVDKRIVFQGVHTLFAASYDREWQEGEERVSEVVFIGKDINKEWFQEHFGECVK, encoded by the coding sequence ATGATTCCAGTAACAATATTAACTGGTTTTCTTGGATCAGGGAAAACGACTTTATTAAATCGTATTTTATCAGAAAATCACGGTAAGAAATTAGCGGTGATTGTAAATGAAATAGGACAAATTGGTATCGATAATCAATTGATTATGAATGTTGAAGAAGAAATTATGGAAATGACAAATGGCTGTTTATGCTGTACTGTGCGTGAAGATTTACTTGTTGCTTTAAAACAATTACTGGATGTGAAAGCAGAAGGGGAAATGGAATTTGATGGATTAGTAATTGAAACAACAGGTCTTGCAAATCCAGGTCCGATTATTCAAACTTTCTTTTTAGATCCAGTTATTCAATCTGCATACCAAATTAACGGTGTTGTAACAGTTGTAGATAGCTATCATATACATAAACATTTTGAAAAGGGACTAGAAGCAAAAGAACAAATTGCCTTTGCTGATGTTGTGTTAGTAAATAAATTAGATTTAATTGAAGAAAATGAGAAAGAAAGTCTCGTACATGAACTGCAAGGAATTAATCCAACTGCAAAATTAATCGAGACGACTAACTGTGAGGTAGATATACCATCGTTACTACAAATTCAAACGTTTAAAACGAAAGATACGTTACAAATTTACCCTCATAAAGAACATAACCATTTAGAAGGTGTAAAATCGTTTGTACTACGTGAAGAGCGTCCGTTAGATTTACAAAAACTGAATGAGTGGATGTCAGCTGTCGTGCAAGAGCTAGGGGAGTATTTATATCGTTACAAAGGGATATTATCTATTGACGGAGTAGATAAAAGAATTGTTTTCCAAGGTGTACATACATTGTTTGCTGCTTCGTACGATAGAGAGTGGCAAGAGGGCGAAGAGCGAGTAAGTGAAGTAGTGTTCATCGGAAAAGATATTAATAAAGAATGGTTCCAAGAACATTTCGGGGAGTGTGTGAAATAA
- a CDS encoding Dps family protein translates to MSTKTNVVEVLNKQVANWNVLYVKLHNYHWYVTGPHFFTLHEKFEEFYNEAGTYIDELAERILALEGKPLATMKEYLATSTVSEGTGKESAEEMVQTLVNDFSALIQELKEGMEVADEAGDETSADMLLAIHTTLEQHVWMLSAFLK, encoded by the coding sequence ATGAGTACGAAAACAAATGTTGTTGAAGTATTAAACAAGCAGGTAGCAAACTGGAATGTGTTATATGTGAAATTGCATAATTATCACTGGTATGTGACAGGACCACACTTCTTTACATTACATGAGAAATTTGAAGAGTTTTATAATGAAGCAGGGACTTACATTGATGAGTTAGCAGAACGTATTTTAGCGTTAGAAGGAAAACCGTTAGCGACAATGAAAGAGTATCTAGCAACTTCTACTGTGAGTGAAGGGACAGGAAAAGAGTCTGCAGAAGAAATGGTACAAACTTTAGTAAACGATTTTTCTGCACTTATTCAAGAATTAAAAGAAGGTATGGAAGTAGCTGATGAAGCTGGTGATGAAACGTCAGCTGATATGCTATTAGCAATTCATACGACATTAGAACAACATGTGTGGATGTTAAGTGCATTCTTAAAATAA
- a CDS encoding DUF3979 family protein, producing the protein MLYEDLMTLFQAAPIELDRGGWKYIIQEQNDKYEIVDEMLKKQMNVELYFNEYDEVKITLYKDGSPITTMQRIAISKVELDEEEEGIQFVLERMPSRMIRLQLKPYLAVEMGPYWEVCEDCE; encoded by the coding sequence ATGCTATACGAGGATTTGATGACATTATTCCAAGCTGCTCCGATAGAATTGGATAGAGGCGGCTGGAAATATATAATCCAGGAACAAAATGATAAATATGAAATTGTTGATGAAATGTTAAAAAAGCAAATGAATGTTGAATTGTATTTTAATGAGTATGATGAGGTGAAAATCACTTTATATAAAGATGGAAGCCCCATTACTACTATGCAAAGAATTGCTATTTCAAAAGTTGAGTTAGATGAAGAGGAAGAAGGCATTCAATTCGTATTAGAACGCATGCCAAGTCGAATGATTCGTTTGCAATTAAAGCCATACCTTGCAGTAGAAATGGGGCCGTACTGGGAAGTATGTGAAGACTGTGAATGA
- a CDS encoding GerAB/ArcD/ProY family transporter, with protein MNNQQWQVAKKVAATYIGTVVGAGFATGREIVEFFTVNGFYGTIGICISGFFFIWLGTKMMLLSSQIGAFSAQEFNKYLFGDVFGNVVNTLLLLVLFGVTSVMLSGAGAVFEEQLRLPRQLGIFITVIACLIIGSRGLQGVFEVNTLVVPIMMIFIIGLAITTFFHSTIPISNTIPAESWNMKWITSPITYVALNLSLAQSVLVPLASEVKDRKAILWGGILGGAGLSLILLCSHLAILSVDQFYQYNIPMAEVIRRFNATFHFFFVLIIFGEVFTTLVGNVFGMTKQMQSITGWKSNNIIYFILLISYCFSFIGYSELLHILYPIIGWVSIILLPIIAFKQLQKT; from the coding sequence ATGAACAATCAACAATGGCAAGTAGCAAAGAAAGTCGCTGCTACTTATATCGGAACTGTCGTTGGAGCTGGATTTGCTACTGGGCGCGAAATTGTTGAATTTTTTACAGTTAACGGATTTTACGGAACCATTGGCATATGTATAAGTGGATTTTTTTTTATTTGGCTCGGCACAAAGATGATGTTACTTTCATCACAAATAGGGGCATTCTCAGCTCAAGAATTCAACAAATATTTATTTGGGGATGTATTTGGAAATGTCGTAAACACATTACTATTACTCGTATTATTTGGTGTAACGAGCGTTATGTTATCAGGAGCCGGTGCAGTATTTGAAGAACAACTCCGCCTCCCGAGACAACTTGGTATTTTCATCACGGTCATCGCCTGTCTCATTATTGGGAGCCGGGGATTACAAGGTGTTTTTGAAGTAAATACGCTTGTCGTACCTATTATGATGATCTTTATTATCGGACTCGCTATTACAACCTTTTTCCATAGTACAATACCTATTAGTAATACTATTCCTGCAGAGAGCTGGAATATGAAGTGGATTACTAGCCCTATTACATATGTCGCTTTAAATCTTTCGCTCGCCCAAAGCGTTCTCGTCCCGTTAGCCAGTGAAGTAAAAGATCGAAAAGCCATTTTGTGGGGTGGAATTTTAGGTGGTGCAGGACTTTCTTTAATTTTATTATGCAGCCATTTAGCTATCTTATCAGTCGACCAATTTTATCAATACAATATCCCAATGGCTGAAGTCATAAGAAGATTTAATGCAACTTTTCACTTTTTCTTTGTTCTTATTATTTTCGGTGAAGTGTTCACAACTTTAGTTGGTAATGTGTTCGGGATGACAAAACAAATGCAATCCATTACCGGATGGAAAAGTAATAACATTATTTACTTCATATTACTAATTAGTTATTGCTTTAGTTTCATCGGATATAGTGAATTGCTTCATATTCTATACCCTATTATCGGCTGGGTGAGCATCATTTTACTACCGATTATTGCCTTTAAACAACTTCAAAAAACATGA
- a CDS encoding LLM class flavin-dependent oxidoreductase, whose protein sequence is MIKLSVLDQSPISDGSTAAQAFSHTVTLAQEVEKLGFTRFWVSEHHNSVSLAGSSPEILISHIAAKTDRIRVGSGGVMLPHYSPYKVAENFRVLEALYRGRIDLGVGRAPGGMPIATRALQEGKMVSLDQYPEQIADVAMYLHDQVPENHHYANLKATPVITTSPEMWMLGSSGESAMIAAKQGASFAFAQFINGYGGPEVMRAYQEQFQPSYLGDKPKSIVSIFVICGETNEEAEKIASSLDLSILLLEQGKRTTGTPSIETAQNYSYSAYDLFRIKENRQRMIVGDPSSVKEKILNLSKAYNTDEFMIVTITHQFEDKLNSYRLLADAFNL, encoded by the coding sequence ATGATCAAATTAAGTGTATTAGACCAATCACCTATTTCAGATGGTAGCACAGCAGCCCAAGCTTTTTCACATACAGTTACGCTTGCACAAGAAGTTGAAAAACTCGGATTCACACGTTTTTGGGTATCCGAGCACCATAATTCAGTTAGCTTAGCTGGTTCAAGTCCAGAAATACTCATTTCACATATTGCCGCGAAAACTGATCGTATTAGAGTTGGTTCTGGTGGTGTTATGCTGCCACATTATAGCCCATATAAAGTTGCCGAGAATTTCCGCGTTTTAGAAGCACTTTATAGGGGCCGCATCGACCTTGGTGTCGGGAGAGCACCTGGTGGTATGCCGATAGCAACTCGCGCACTTCAAGAAGGTAAAATGGTCTCACTTGATCAATATCCAGAACAAATTGCAGATGTTGCTATGTACTTACATGATCAAGTACCAGAAAACCATCATTATGCAAACTTAAAGGCTACTCCAGTTATCACAACATCTCCTGAAATGTGGATGCTCGGTTCTAGCGGAGAAAGTGCAATGATTGCCGCAAAGCAAGGCGCTTCTTTTGCATTTGCACAATTCATTAACGGATACGGTGGCCCTGAAGTAATGAGGGCTTATCAAGAACAATTCCAACCTTCCTATTTAGGTGATAAACCAAAATCAATCGTATCTATTTTTGTTATTTGCGGAGAAACAAACGAAGAAGCAGAGAAGATAGCATCAAGCCTTGATTTATCGATTTTACTATTAGAACAAGGAAAACGGACTACTGGTACTCCTTCTATCGAAACTGCTCAAAATTATTCGTATAGTGCTTATGATCTATTCCGCATAAAAGAAAATCGTCAACGTATGATCGTCGGTGATCCGTCTTCTGTGAAAGAAAAAATATTAAACTTAAGCAAAGCGTATAATACTGACGAATTTATGATTGTCACGATTACTCATCAATTTGAAGATAAATTAAACTCTTATCGCCTATTGGCAGACGCTTTTAATTTATAA
- a CDS encoding DUF3896 family protein, translated as MKQHTYDYHATKKHLELKKQHLCNKLSSMKLSEKEREQMKREIDNYEYILNLVEMNHYERGFSR; from the coding sequence ATGAAACAACATACTTATGATTACCACGCTACAAAAAAGCATTTGGAATTAAAGAAACAACACCTATGCAACAAACTTAGTAGTATGAAACTATCTGAAAAAGAACGTGAACAGATGAAACGTGAAATTGATAACTACGAATATATTTTAAACTTAGTCGAAATGAATCATTATGAACGAGGGTTTTCTCGTTAA
- a CDS encoding VOC family protein: MKIDHLVININKEIQENKETIKNVHSIGLPYVPKWGKGTKGFKVSNIWIGKEYLELVRVKTKDGGGWVQEWVQKYCDGHRGLIGLAIDVENIDKVYGKMIEGGIEITKPEPLHYKWFFNLFKKTMPWKNAYIQPMKGMPFQFFLQQMDDQKSREYMEKYMYPNSLEQGITGINTVKLYGEITNEDRDIISCLFSDVTNEEEEIVIRLSNQMIHLIQSNEHFTEIILDCKSEAHRKKKLNIENVTLINK; the protein is encoded by the coding sequence ATGAAAATCGATCATCTTGTTATAAATATAAATAAAGAAATACAAGAAAATAAGGAAACGATTAAAAATGTACATTCTATCGGGCTTCCATATGTTCCGAAATGGGGAAAGGGAACGAAAGGGTTTAAAGTATCTAACATATGGATTGGAAAAGAATATTTAGAATTAGTAAGAGTAAAAACAAAAGATGGGGGTGGTTGGGTACAAGAGTGGGTTCAGAAATATTGTGATGGCCATAGGGGACTCATCGGACTGGCAATTGATGTTGAAAATATAGATAAAGTGTATGGGAAAATGATAGAAGGTGGAATTGAAATTACAAAACCAGAACCATTACACTACAAGTGGTTTTTTAATTTATTTAAGAAAACTATGCCGTGGAAAAATGCATACATACAGCCGATGAAGGGGATGCCGTTTCAATTCTTTCTACAACAAATGGACGATCAAAAGAGCAGAGAATATATGGAGAAATATATGTATCCAAATAGTTTGGAACAGGGAATTACAGGGATAAATACGGTGAAATTATATGGAGAAATAACAAATGAAGATAGAGACATTATTAGTTGTCTATTTTCAGATGTTACAAATGAGGAAGAAGAAATAGTAATACGTTTAAGCAATCAAATGATTCATCTAATTCAATCGAATGAGCATTTTACGGAGATAATACTAGATTGCAAAAGCGAAGCACATAGGAAGAAAAAATTAAATATAGAAAATGTGACATTAATAAATAAATAA